One genomic segment of candidate division WOR-3 bacterium includes these proteins:
- a CDS encoding sigma 54-interacting transcriptional regulator → MDLTKFNLIKKGNFAKIYEKGEIVYKVGELLKKDLLYEQFKLLSEIRDPHFVTVYEWFEDGEKCGFSMEKISSPTIDKVFKVKPSQKEDFDKIKNILNSILDALSVLHSRGIVCGDLKPNHIFVDERNNVKLIDPGYNPEIITPTYTSPEAFTEVPSFSSDIYSIGIILYEILTGEKAFKGNLSKIIEEKLKNRLPPPERYNPLIPEELNFLIQRMIEPQIENRIKNIEDVKREILLGTTIEERKLSFITIFSGREKEIKDFEFYLSNLPEPHILLIKGEKGIGKTALLREFKIRALIKGINIKEMSSGEIHLFFKEERITEPIVIFIDNASLQEIKVILKENKTTIRLSPILIVISSPDKENELEELEDITTSFTLSPLNKEEIEFIINKNFPNKIINKKELTSFLLKQSEGNPLILNQLIENLILEGAIERKGDEIFFNEKLPLSISLPKGIEENLKAKLEKLPLEEKELLKKLSIFQESFPLNSISIFEIKNPYTLVNSLSSKNILKKDKKGIQFLSNWTRDFFYKKLTQKEKEELYKRIKKRISTPESLHLLEKDLGKEKEYRESLIKIAKKKIKEKDYQEAGKFLQEALLLKDEPILRMVLGRVFELGGKINEALSIYKELLEKKKENPFYLLKIGAIFDRLENKEEAEKYFREGIKFAKGKLKEEGIYWLGYFLVRQERIEEAEKLILEYKNEAKELPPKLKFVEGRFLCAKGDFEKTLKIVEEELKKDLSPTLKRHFLTLGGIANQQKEEHEEAIEYFEKCLEISKKERDFVNEAIFITYKGISLLRLDNYKEALKQLEEALSIFKKLKIGELESPCLTSLSILYLNTGFWEKLKEKIEDFKNRHGKLQPFLKAKLLEGELYKGNWLEVERLRNELKEEKYDLRDLEGTILRWKGELKEAEKIFREVLKRTKGDPRDERDIARQLSEVLFLEGKKEEAVETLKPYFEKISSLKSNFEKGKLLSSWGFINEEPRFCDKAIKLFSKISLPFHIAQTQLKKGTILLQKNRIEEAIEELKKAEEVFKELKSELFLNETTKLLAECARKTSLRKGYIYTYDEISKLLSSIDSEKRFDEALSTITEFLNAERGALILKENDKNIIVSSYNIDEITLQDARKISKTITEKVIKGEVIITGDATIDERFYKMDSIQRNKIRSILCVPITYKNKIYGVLYLDSTIKKDIFLPSDKEFLQSIGRILGILFAKGDLLYQIKEELARLRKMTSPPHSFHSIIGISEPMQKIYKTIEEIAPTDVNVLITGETGTGKELIARTIHSLSKRKNRPFVTVDCSSLTETLLQSELFGHKKGSFTGAIKDKKGMCEEANGGTLFLDEIGDAPPSIQAGLLRVTDLGEIRRVGETEIRKVDVRIISATNKDIEQMAFLREFREDLLYRLNQINISIPPLRERKIDIPILLEHYLKIFREKREKKIKGFTEEAIEILKNYPFPGNIRELRNIVEISIIKCKGEYIKEEDLPEEVKREKIEEKKVSWPEIKKKWERETILLALEETNWDIKKTAENLKISKRHLYRLIKEFEIKK, encoded by the coding sequence ATGGATTTAACTAAATTTAATCTTATTAAAAAAGGAAATTTTGCAAAGATTTACGAAAAAGGAGAAATTGTATACAAAGTTGGAGAACTTCTAAAGAAGGATTTACTTTACGAACAATTTAAACTTCTCTCTGAAATTAGAGACCCTCATTTTGTAACTGTTTACGAGTGGTTTGAAGATGGTGAAAAATGTGGCTTTTCAATGGAAAAAATCTCTTCTCCAACAATCGACAAAGTCTTCAAAGTAAAACCGTCTCAAAAAGAAGATTTCGACAAAATCAAAAATATTCTTAACTCCATTCTTGATGCTCTTTCAGTTCTACATTCTCGTGGAATTGTCTGTGGCGATCTTAAACCAAATCACATATTTGTGGATGAAAGAAATAACGTCAAGTTGATCGATCCAGGATATAATCCGGAAATAATTACTCCTACATATACATCTCCAGAAGCCTTTACAGAAGTCCCTTCTTTTTCTTCTGACATTTACTCTATTGGCATAATTCTTTACGAGATTTTAACAGGAGAAAAAGCATTTAAAGGAAACCTGTCAAAAATAATAGAGGAAAAACTAAAAAACCGTCTTCCCCCACCAGAAAGATATAATCCTTTAATTCCAGAGGAATTAAACTTTCTAATTCAGAGGATGATTGAACCCCAAATTGAAAATAGGATTAAGAATATAGAAGATGTAAAAAGAGAAATTCTTCTTGGAACCACAATAGAAGAAAGAAAGCTCTCATTTATTACAATTTTTTCTGGAAGAGAAAAAGAAATAAAGGATTTCGAGTTTTATCTTTCCAACCTGCCTGAGCCTCACATTTTATTAATAAAAGGAGAAAAAGGAATTGGCAAAACAGCTCTTTTAAGGGAATTCAAAATAAGAGCTCTTATAAAGGGAATAAACATAAAAGAAATGAGTTCCGGAGAAATCCATCTTTTCTTTAAAGAAGAAAGAATAACAGAACCCATTGTTATATTTATTGATAATGCTTCTCTTCAGGAAATAAAAGTTATCTTAAAAGAAAATAAAACAACAATAAGGTTAAGCCCTATTTTAATTGTGATAAGCAGCCCTGATAAAGAAAACGAATTAGAAGAATTAGAAGATATTACAACTTCTTTTACCCTTTCTCCCTTAAACAAAGAAGAAATTGAATTCATTATTAACAAAAATTTTCCTAATAAGATTATAAATAAAAAAGAGCTAACTTCTTTTCTCCTTAAACAAAGCGAAGGGAATCCTCTTATTTTAAATCAGCTAATCGAGAATCTCATTTTAGAAGGAGCAATTGAAAGAAAAGGAGATGAAATTTTCTTTAATGAGAAACTTCCCTTATCTATTTCCTTACCAAAAGGTATTGAAGAAAATTTAAAAGCAAAACTCGAAAAGCTTCCCTTAGAAGAAAAGGAACTATTAAAAAAACTATCCATTTTCCAGGAAAGCTTCCCTTTAAATTCAATTTCAATTTTTGAAATAAAAAATCCTTACACTTTGGTTAATTCTCTTTCCTCAAAGAACATATTAAAAAAAGATAAGAAAGGAATTCAATTTCTTTCTAATTGGACAAGAGATTTCTTCTATAAAAAACTGACCCAAAAAGAAAAGGAAGAACTTTATAAAAGAATAAAAAAAAGAATCTCCACTCCTGAGTCTTTACATCTTCTTGAAAAAGACTTAGGTAAAGAAAAAGAATATAGAGAATCTTTAATAAAAATAGCAAAAAAGAAAATAAAAGAGAAAGATTATCAGGAAGCTGGAAAATTTTTACAAGAAGCTCTTCTTTTAAAAGATGAGCCAATTCTTCGGATGGTTCTTGGAAGAGTTTTTGAATTAGGAGGAAAGATAAATGAAGCCCTATCCATTTACAAAGAACTTTTAGAAAAGAAAAAAGAGAATCCTTTTTATTTATTAAAAATTGGAGCTATTTTTGATAGGCTTGAGAATAAAGAAGAAGCTGAAAAATATTTTAGAGAAGGAATTAAATTTGCAAAGGGAAAATTAAAAGAAGAAGGGATTTATTGGTTAGGTTATTTTCTTGTAAGACAGGAAAGAATAGAAGAGGCAGAAAAACTCATTTTGGAATACAAAAATGAAGCAAAAGAATTACCACCAAAATTAAAATTTGTTGAAGGAAGGTTTCTCTGCGCAAAAGGAGATTTTGAGAAAACATTAAAAATTGTTGAAGAGGAACTAAAAAAAGACCTCTCCCCTACCTTAAAAAGACATTTCTTAACCCTTGGAGGGATTGCGAATCAACAGAAAGAAGAACATGAAGAGGCAATTGAATATTTTGAGAAATGTCTTGAGATATCTAAAAAAGAACGAGATTTTGTAAATGAAGCAATATTTATAACATATAAAGGAATTTCCCTTTTACGCCTTGATAACTATAAGGAAGCTTTAAAACAACTTGAAGAGGCCCTTTCAATTTTCAAAAAATTAAAAATTGGAGAACTTGAATCTCCTTGTCTAACAAGTTTATCTATTCTTTATCTTAATACTGGTTTTTGGGAAAAATTAAAAGAGAAAATAGAAGATTTTAAAAATAGGCATGGAAAGCTTCAACCTTTCTTAAAGGCAAAATTACTTGAAGGAGAGCTATATAAAGGAAATTGGCTTGAGGTTGAAAGATTAAGAAATGAATTAAAAGAAGAAAAATATGACTTAAGAGACTTAGAAGGAACAATTCTTAGATGGAAAGGAGAACTAAAAGAAGCTGAGAAGATTTTTAGAGAGGTTTTAAAAAGAACAAAAGGAGACCCAAGAGATGAAAGAGATATTGCTCGACAACTTTCGGAAGTTTTATTCTTAGAAGGAAAAAAAGAAGAGGCAGTAGAAACTCTAAAACCTTATTTTGAGAAAATCTCTTCCTTAAAATCAAATTTTGAAAAAGGGAAGCTTCTTTCTTCTTGGGGTTTTATAAACGAGGAACCAAGGTTTTGCGATAAAGCAATTAAGCTTTTCTCTAAGATTAGCCTACCTTTCCACATTGCTCAAACACAATTGAAAAAAGGAACCATTTTACTTCAAAAAAATAGAATAGAAGAAGCAATTGAAGAATTAAAAAAAGCAGAGGAAGTTTTTAAGGAGCTAAAATCAGAACTTTTCTTAAATGAAACAACCAAACTTCTTGCAGAATGCGCTAGAAAAACTTCATTAAGAAAAGGATATATCTACACCTATGACGAAATAAGTAAACTCCTTTCTTCAATTGACTCGGAAAAAAGGTTTGATGAAGCTTTATCCACAATTACAGAATTTCTAAATGCAGAAAGAGGAGCTCTAATTTTAAAAGAGAATGATAAAAATATTATTGTTTCTTCTTACAACATAGATGAAATAACTCTCCAGGACGCAAGGAAGATCTCAAAAACAATAACTGAAAAAGTTATAAAAGGAGAAGTCATAATCACAGGAGATGCAACAATAGATGAAAGATTTTACAAAATGGATTCCATTCAGAGAAATAAAATCCGTTCAATTTTATGTGTTCCAATAACTTATAAAAACAAAATTTATGGAGTTCTTTATCTTGATTCAACAATAAAAAAAGACATTTTCCTTCCTTCTGATAAAGAGTTCTTACAGTCAATTGGAAGGATTCTCGGCATTCTTTTTGCAAAAGGAGATCTCCTTTACCAAATAAAAGAGGAGTTAGCTCGGTTAAGAAAAATGACTTCCCCTCCACATTCTTTCCATTCAATAATTGGGATTTCAGAACCAATGCAAAAGATATATAAAACAATAGAAGAAATTGCTCCAACAGATGTAAATGTTTTAATCACAGGAGAAACAGGAACTGGAAAAGAACTTATTGCAAGAACGATCCACTCTTTAAGCAAAAGAAAAAATAGGCCCTTTGTAACTGTGGATTGTAGTTCCCTAACAGAAACCTTGCTTCAGAGTGAATTATTTGGTCACAAAAAGGGTTCATTCACCGGAGCAATAAAAGACAAAAAGGGAATGTGCGAAGAGGCAAACGGAGGAACTCTCTTCTTGGATGAGATTGGAGATGCTCCTCCTTCAATCCAAGCAGGACTCTTGCGAGTTACAGACCTTGGAGAAATTAGAAGGGTGGGAGAAACAGAAATAAGAAAGGTCGATGTTAGAATTATTTCTGCAACAAATAAGGATATCGAACAAATGGCTTTCTTAAGAGAATTTAGAGAAGACCTCCTTTATCGTTTAAACCAAATAAACATATCAATCCCTCCCCTAAGGGAAAGAAAAATTGATATCCCCATTTTACTTGAACATTATTTAAAAATATTTAGAGAAAAAAGAGAAAAGAAGATAAAGGGCTTTACAGAAGAAGCAATTGAGATTTTGAAAAATTATCCCTTCCCCGGAAATATTAGAGAATTAAGAAATATTGTAGAAATTTCTATAATTAAATGTAAAGGAGAATATATAAAAGAAGAAGACCTACCAGAAGAAGTAAAAAGAGAAAAAATAGAAGAGAAAAAGGTCTCATGGCCAGAGATAAAGAAAAAATGGGAAAGAGAAACAATCCTTTTAGCTCTTGAAGAAACAAATTGGGATATAAAAAAAACCGCAGAAAACTTAAAAATTTCAAAAAGACATCTATATAGACTAATTAAAGAATTTGAAATAAAAAAGTAA
- a CDS encoding response regulator — MGKIIVVVDDEVDIVELISVNLGKVGFKVEGFYNAGDFLNFLKKRTPDLIILDLMLPDADGFEVCKYLKSEEKYGNIPIIMVTAKGEEVDKILGLEIGADDYITKPFSTRELIARVKAVLRRFEKEDKFEVIKIGGNVEILPNKYKVIVSGKEIELTSTEFKILVLLAKRKGWVFSRDQILNYLYEGERLVFDRTIDVHIAHLREKLGKYGGFIKSVRGIGYKIEE; from the coding sequence ATGGGTAAAATAATTGTGGTTGTAGATGATGAGGTTGATATTGTAGAGCTTATTTCTGTTAACCTGGGAAAAGTAGGCTTTAAAGTTGAAGGTTTTTATAATGCAGGTGACTTTTTAAATTTTCTTAAAAAGAGAACCCCTGACCTTATTATTCTTGATTTAATGTTGCCTGACGCGGATGGTTTTGAGGTTTGTAAATATTTAAAATCTGAGGAGAAATATGGAAATATTCCAATTATAATGGTAACAGCAAAAGGTGAAGAGGTGGATAAGATTTTAGGTCTTGAGATTGGAGCTGATGATTATATCACAAAGCCTTTTTCTACAAGGGAATTAATTGCAAGGGTTAAGGCGGTTTTAAGAAGGTTTGAGAAAGAGGATAAATTTGAGGTTATTAAGATAGGGGGAAACGTGGAAATTCTTCCTAATAAGTATAAGGTTATTGTTTCTGGCAAAGAAATTGAGCTTACTTCAACCGAGTTTAAAATTTTGGTTTTGCTTGCTAAGAGGAAAGGGTGGGTTTTTTCCCGAGACCAGATTCTAAATTATCTATATGAAGGGGAGAGACTCGTATTTGACAGAACTATTGATGTTCACATAGCACATCTTAGGGAAAAACTTGGCAAATATGGAGGTTTTATTAAAAGTGTGAGGGGTATAGGATATAAAATAGAAGAATGA
- a CDS encoding ATP-binding protein: protein MKNIFFRIFFGQLILISCVSLFFVLFSFGLVKRYYVNTLTENLEKIALSLRRTLTPYLVCEKFSSLDSLAKYIGKEIKVRITVVDLKGVVLADSEENPEKMENHGTRPEILQAFYGKTGISLRFSKTFGKDMLYVAIPIKDEKGEVFGVIRLSLFFTQIDELIGAFVRNLLIVVFSLLFFSIFVSFFYSKSLAKPIGELVSIADEVAKGNFELEVFVEGKGELKRLAESFNSMLTRIRELVSKLSEQRDSLDIVISSIGEALLVINSDEKIVIVNDSFKEIFNVSEVKNKYYWEVFREPQFGEIIEEVKKKRDSVVKEIKIGERYFICTANFLKKYNEVVITLHEITEKKKTELMKKDFISNVSHELRTPLTAIKGFVETLLETQKGDGKRYLEIIRKQTDRLINIVKDLLRLSELEEIEEGKIKIDFSQVDLKKLIKDVLSIYEKEMKDKGLRLVVSIDRSVSKIKGDPFKLEQLFMNLIENAIRYTDKGEIKINARREKRAIVIEVSDTGIGISEEHLPRIFERFYVVDKSRSREYGGTGLGLSIVKHIVQLHQGEIRVESKKNKGTKFTIILPEN, encoded by the coding sequence ATGAAGAATATATTTTTTAGAATCTTTTTTGGGCAGTTAATTTTGATTAGTTGTGTTTCTTTATTTTTTGTTTTGTTTTCTTTTGGTTTAGTAAAAAGGTATTATGTTAATACTCTTACCGAAAACCTTGAAAAAATTGCTCTTTCTCTTAGAAGGACCTTAACTCCTTATCTTGTTTGTGAAAAATTCTCTTCTTTAGATTCTCTTGCAAAGTATATTGGAAAAGAGATAAAGGTGAGAATTACTGTAGTTGACTTAAAAGGGGTTGTTCTTGCTGATTCCGAAGAGAATCCTGAGAAAATGGAAAACCACGGAACAAGGCCAGAAATATTACAAGCTTTTTATGGAAAAACCGGGATTTCTCTTCGTTTTAGCAAAACTTTTGGTAAAGATATGTTATATGTTGCTATTCCTATTAAAGATGAAAAAGGTGAGGTGTTTGGAGTTATAAGGTTGAGTTTATTTTTCACTCAGATAGATGAGCTAATAGGTGCTTTTGTTAGAAATTTACTTATTGTTGTTTTTTCGCTTTTATTTTTTTCTATTTTTGTATCTTTTTTTTATTCTAAATCTCTTGCAAAACCCATTGGTGAGCTTGTAAGTATAGCCGATGAAGTAGCTAAAGGTAATTTTGAACTTGAGGTTTTTGTAGAAGGTAAGGGAGAATTAAAGAGGCTTGCCGAAAGCTTTAATAGTATGCTCACTCGTATTAGAGAATTGGTTTCTAAATTATCAGAACAAAGAGATTCTCTTGATATTGTTATTTCTTCTATTGGAGAAGCTCTTCTTGTGATTAACTCGGATGAAAAGATAGTGATTGTTAATGATAGTTTTAAAGAGATTTTTAATGTAAGTGAAGTAAAAAATAAATATTATTGGGAGGTTTTTAGAGAACCTCAGTTTGGAGAAATTATAGAAGAAGTAAAAAAGAAAAGAGATAGCGTAGTAAAGGAAATAAAAATTGGAGAGAGATATTTTATATGCACTGCTAACTTTTTAAAAAAATATAATGAAGTTGTAATTACTCTTCACGAAATAACCGAGAAAAAGAAAACCGAATTAATGAAAAAAGATTTTATTTCAAATGTCTCTCATGAACTCCGGACACCTTTAACTGCTATTAAGGGTTTTGTTGAAACTCTTTTAGAAACTCAAAAGGGTGATGGTAAGAGATATCTTGAAATAATAAGAAAGCAAACAGATCGTCTCATTAATATTGTTAAAGATTTACTTAGACTTTCTGAACTTGAAGAAATTGAAGAAGGGAAGATTAAAATTGATTTTTCACAGGTGGATTTAAAGAAATTGATAAAGGATGTTTTAAGTATTTACGAAAAAGAAATGAAAGATAAGGGCTTGCGCTTGGTTGTTTCTATAGATAGAAGCGTTTCTAAGATTAAAGGTGATCCATTTAAACTCGAGCAGCTTTTTATGAATTTAATTGAGAATGCTATTAGGTATACAGATAAAGGAGAAATAAAAATAAATGCAAGAAGAGAAAAGAGAGCGATTGTTATTGAAGTTTCTGATACAGGAATTGGAATATCCGAGGAACATTTACCAAGAATTTTTGAAAGATTCTACGTTGTGGATAAGTCTCGTTCCCGTGAATATGGAGGGACAGGTCTTGGGCTATCCATTGTGAAGCATATTGTCCAATTACATCAAGGAGAGATAAGGGTTGAGAGTAAAAAAAATAAAGGAACAAAATTTACCATTATTTTGCCGGAGAATTAG
- a CDS encoding phosphate ABC transporter substrate-binding protein, with amino-acid sequence MKKSGIFNLVKVWMVLLGFSGFAASKRINITGSTTVLPIAQREAEAFMDLYPDISVSVRGGGSGVGITALIDGRTDIANSSRAIQTKELKIAREKGVNVYANVIARDGIAIVVNPKNPIDSITLEDLKKIYTGEISNWEALGGPSKPIVVISRDFSSGTFEVFKDLVLKGGKVKDDALMLASNKAVATTVAETPDAIGYIGLGYISEEVKVLKIDGVFPNKETVQSGKYKLSRALFMYTNGEPKGIIKTFINFVLSREGQRIVEEEGFVPVK; translated from the coding sequence ATGAAAAAGAGTGGAATTTTTAATCTTGTAAAAGTGTGGATGGTTCTTTTAGGTTTCTCCGGTTTTGCTGCTTCAAAGAGGATAAATATCACGGGTTCCACCACTGTTTTACCAATTGCCCAAAGAGAGGCAGAAGCTTTTATGGATCTTTATCCAGATATTTCAGTCTCTGTCCGAGGCGGTGGTTCTGGAGTAGGAATTACAGCACTTATTGATGGAAGAACAGATATAGCAAATTCTTCAAGGGCTATTCAAACGAAAGAACTTAAAATTGCTCGAGAGAAAGGTGTAAATGTTTATGCGAATGTGATAGCTCGGGATGGAATTGCAATTGTTGTTAACCCTAAAAACCCTATAGATTCTATTACATTGGAAGATTTAAAGAAGATTTATACTGGAGAGATTAGTAATTGGGAAGCTCTTGGAGGACCATCTAAACCTATAGTTGTTATTTCTCGGGATTTCTCTTCAGGAACTTTTGAAGTTTTTAAAGACCTTGTTCTTAAAGGAGGAAAGGTAAAAGATGATGCTTTGATGCTTGCTTCAAATAAAGCCGTTGCTACAACTGTAGCAGAAACTCCAGATGCGATTGGTTATATTGGTCTTGGGTATATTTCTGAGGAAGTAAAAGTTTTGAAGATTGATGGAGTTTTTCCTAATAAAGAAACAGTTCAAAGTGGGAAATATAAACTATCGCGTGCTCTTTTTATGTATACGAATGGTGAACCTAAAGGCATCATAAAAACTTTTATAAATTTTGTATTATCCAGAGAGGGGCAGAGAATTGTTGAAGAAGAAGGATTTGTGCCAGTTAAATGA
- the pstC gene encoding phosphate ABC transporter permease subunit PstC, giving the protein MLKEKIFKYLTEAAALCSIIFLFGIIFSVFKEGYVIFSEVGFLKFIFGKSWHPVYSPPEFGILGLIVGSVIVTFGALIISVPLGLGSAIYISELSYPKAKEVLKPIIELLAGIPSVIYGLFGMAFLGPFLARIFGLEVGLNAFTASIILGIMVIPIISSISEDAINAVPKDLREASFALGANKWETIIHIILPAAKSGIIASIVLGFGRAIGETMVVLMVAGGSAKIPHSIFQPVRPMTSTIAAEMGEATVGSLHFHALFGIAIVLFLITFFSNLLTEWVIRKAKGKK; this is encoded by the coding sequence ATGTTGAAAGAAAAGATTTTTAAATATTTGACTGAGGCAGCAGCTTTATGTTCTATTATTTTTCTTTTTGGAATAATATTCAGTGTATTTAAGGAAGGATATGTTATATTTTCTGAAGTGGGTTTTCTTAAATTTATTTTTGGTAAATCCTGGCACCCCGTTTATTCTCCTCCAGAATTTGGAATCTTGGGACTTATTGTTGGTTCGGTGATTGTCACTTTTGGAGCCTTGATTATTTCCGTTCCACTTGGTTTGGGCTCCGCCATTTATATTTCAGAGCTTTCTTATCCAAAAGCTAAGGAAGTTTTAAAACCAATTATAGAGCTTCTTGCAGGTATTCCTTCAGTAATTTACGGTTTATTTGGTATGGCTTTTTTGGGACCTTTCCTTGCAAGGATTTTTGGTTTGGAAGTGGGTTTAAATGCTTTTACCGCTTCAATAATTCTTGGGATAATGGTGATTCCCATAATTTCAAGTATTTCGGAGGATGCGATAAATGCGGTTCCAAAGGATTTAAGGGAAGCATCTTTTGCTCTTGGAGCAAATAAATGGGAGACAATAATTCATATAATACTTCCCGCAGCAAAGTCAGGAATCATTGCTTCAATAGTTCTTGGGTTTGGAAGAGCAATTGGAGAAACAATGGTTGTTTTGATGGTAGCAGGGGGATCAGCAAAGATACCCCATTCAATATTTCAACCAGTTCGTCCTATGACTTCTACGATCGCGGCGGAAATGGGAGAAGCAACCGTTGGTAGTTTACACTTCCATGCTTTATTTGGAATAGCGATTGTCCTTTTTTTAATAACGTTTTTTTCTAACCTTTTAACTGAATGGGTGATTAGAAAGGCAAAGGGTAAAAAATGA
- the pstA gene encoding phosphate ABC transporter permease PstA, producing MKIRKLKEFLGINALRIAILISILFLFLFIGIVFSKGVKMISFSFLLEPPRDGMTKGGIFPAIIGTLYLTVLAVLFAFPLGVLSAIYLVEYSKENFLVTIIRTAIGTLAGIPSIIFGLFGLAIFVITFGFGVSILSGSLTLGIMILPMVIKASEEALKAVPHSFREAAYALGATKRQTILKVIVPTALPSIMTGVIISIGRAAGETAPILFTAATFYTRRLPRSVFDEVMALPYHIYALMTEGTRPESQVPIAYGTSVILLTLVLAISSLSIIIRYRIRRQRKW from the coding sequence ATGAAGATTAGAAAACTGAAAGAATTTTTAGGAATAAATGCTTTAAGAATAGCAATACTTATAAGCATATTGTTTTTATTTTTGTTTATTGGTATTGTTTTTTCTAAAGGAGTTAAAATGATTTCCTTTTCTTTTCTTCTTGAGCCACCACGGGATGGAATGACAAAAGGTGGAATATTTCCGGCTATAATTGGGACTTTATATTTGACAGTTCTTGCTGTTTTATTTGCTTTTCCTTTAGGGGTTCTATCAGCCATTTATCTTGTTGAGTATTCAAAAGAAAATTTTCTTGTTACTATTATAAGAACAGCTATAGGAACCTTGGCAGGTATTCCCTCTATAATTTTTGGACTATTTGGTCTTGCAATCTTTGTAATAACTTTTGGATTTGGAGTTTCTATTCTTTCTGGTTCTCTAACTTTAGGAATAATGATTTTGCCAATGGTTATTAAAGCTTCGGAAGAAGCTTTAAAGGCAGTTCCTCATAGTTTTAGGGAAGCTGCTTATGCTCTTGGAGCGACTAAAAGACAAACTATTCTTAAAGTTATTGTTCCCACAGCACTACCAAGTATAATGACAGGTGTGATTATTAGCATTGGGAGAGCCGCAGGTGAAACAGCTCCTATTCTTTTTACTGCAGCAACTTTCTATACTAGAAGATTACCCAGATCCGTTTTTGATGAGGTTATGGCTCTCCCATATCATATTTACGCCTTAATGACAGAAGGGACAAGGCCAGAATCTCAAGTTCCTATTGCTTATGGAACTTCAGTT